The genome window CTGGTTTCACAGGACATACAACAAGAGAGGCACAGATATCCCACGGGGAATCCTTATCCCAGGGCAGCTGAGGCTGATGTGACCCACTTCCTCTTACCACACCCCTGTTCTGTTCCTCTTGGATCTCTGCTAGTGGATTAGTGGGTCAGCGATTAGGACATCATTCGTCCCAGCCATGCCCTTTAACCTTCCGCTCCTGTCCTCCAGCTCCCAGGCATCCCAGTCCTGCAGAGCACCTCGTTCCTGCAGCATGGACTCTGCTCTTGCACCTTGTCTTGGTGGGGGGCAGCGGTGGGGAGGCTGCAGCTTACCGCATTAACAGATCAGGGCCATTAACGCCACCAGATGTCAGAGATTAATGAAGAGCTTCACTAAGGCTCCTTAAGCAGGTCTCCTGGAGGAACAGCATCAATGACCCAGAaggaagaaatggggaaaaaccTTGGATGAGGTGAGGCACTGGTGCTCCAAGCTGGCACCAACCCTGCGGAGGAGGTTTCACAGCCTCATGTGTGCTGGGATGGGGAACACACACCCCATACTGAGTGCTAACAGACGGGGAGACACTTCTTTCCCTCCCGCTTGCTCTCCCAGTGAGGTAGAGGCTGGTTCTGGTCCCTCAGCATCTCCAAGGCTTTaccttcccttccccagggTACTCAGGACCTGCTTCTCCAGTGAGTAGTGGCACTTTGTCAGGCTGGTTTTAGAGCTGTCCCTAAACCCTGCCAATCCATGCAAAGCTGCAGCCCAGATCAGTGTCCCACTtgctgggatgaggaggaggctCAGGTGGGAAACCCTCACCAGTAGCTCCCTGGGAGACAGGGATGGTgccacctccatccctgccagatGGTGCACTCCCTCTGTCTTGCCAGAGATCCTTGGAGGATCAGCTGAATAATGTATTTCCTCACAAGGAGGCAAGACAGAGGAGGAAATTCAGTCCTTTGCCCTCCAGCACAAGCAGGGTCCATGATTCAGGGTGTAATAGAACCAAAAGGCCTTCCCGAGAATGCTGGGTGTACTGAGATTGCAGGCTTTGGTATAGGAAGCTGtctcccctcctgcctctgccccaTGCACAGAGATGGCCCTGAGCCATGTTCATAAAGCCTGGTTTTGCTCTGTGATGGGGACACGTGTCCGTGGCAGGCAGCACTTGGAGCaaagagcagccaaacagccagAGCCAAGCCAATGGCTCAGACCCGCAGAGCTGGATCCAGTCTTCCCCCAGCAACCTTCTCAAGGAGGAGGTCCCTCAGCCATGCAGGGACTGACAAAGGCACTGACCCTCTGTGGGCCTAAGCACGGACCCATTTCCCCATCAATTGCCCAAAGCAGCCGCTGCCCAACTCGCCACTGCTCCTCCTACCTCTGCCCCTCTTCCAAAGGGCTCCCCACCAtatcccttccttcccccaaaCTCCTTAAACAATATTAAACACTTAATGGCAATTAATACGCTCTAATGCAGGTTTTGGGGCCAACCGGCTGCTTAGAGGGTGCTTAAACCATCAACCCCTCTCAATCCCGTTGCCCTTGTCATACAAAATCAGCCGAGACCCTAATCCAGGCTCCCCCCGCGCTCCCAAGGAGGCCAGAGGGTATAAAACCTCCCTGCACAtgggcactgccagcccagccctcCCCGcagagcaggggcaggcacCACCTCCCGTCCCCTCGGATCTACTGTTGTGCTTATTAAGTTATTCTTCGGATTGGGGGATCCCAATATCCAAAAATCGGATATTTTGCCGCATTAGGGGGTGgtgcttcatttttctttaaattgggGTTGAAGCACAATTAAATACAGACCCAGAGTATCTGATTTTTAGAAAGCCCTTAGAAGCAAAGCAGCTGCCCTACCGTTGGCAGGATGAACGGGACGGAAGGCATCAATTTTTACGTGCCTATGTCCAACAAGACAGGGGTGGTGCGAAGCCCCTTTGAGTACCCGCAGTACTACCTAGCTGAGCCCTGGAAATACCGTGTCGTGTGCTGCTACATCTTCTTCCTCATCTCCACCGGTTTGCCCATCAACCTCCTCACCCTCTTGGTCACCTTCAAACACAAGAAGCTCCGGCAGCCGCTCAACTACATCTTGGTCAACTTGGCCGTGGCTGATCTCTTCATGGCCTGCTTTGGCTTCACAGTCACCTTCTACACGGCCTGGAATGGCTACTTCGTCTTCGGCCCCATTGGCTGTGCTGTGGAAGGCTTCTTCGCCACGCTGGGAGGTAAGGGCTGTGGGAGCTtgggttttccttcttcatGGCTTTGGGAGCCCAATTCCTCTCCTTCATCACACCATCAGGGCAGCCGTGATGCACGCAGCATCCCTTCCATGCAGAGAGCCATCTGGCATGCTCCTGCAGTGTCGCAGCTGGTTGCATGGGGCAGAGCTTGCCGTGCAAGGCACTGCTTCCCTGTGGCTTAAAGACAGAGAGCGCATCATGTCCTTAAGTCAATGTCTAGCATCTTTGGCAAAAGGCTTCCCTTTCTGTGAAAAGATGGAGCACCGGGGAGGGTTCAGAGGGGGAAGAGAGATCCCTTGGGAGAAGGTATGGGCATGGAAAGGGgttcaagacaaaaaaaaagggtcACAGCTTCtttagggaaaaaaggaagatgcGGCAGCTCTCGACCagaagagaagagcagcagcgTGGTGGGGGAAGGAGGATTCAGAGCTAGTGAAGCCAAGCCCTGTCTCTGCAGCAATTGCTCATCTCTGTCCCAATTGCTCCCAATTTGGGTGCCCTCGGGAGCTTCCTTATTTCATTTCTGAGGGACATGAGAGCTGTTAACGCTTCGCCCTACAGAACCCCCCCTCTGCAAAACAGGGAAAATTCACTTTGCACCCGATGCCCACGCAGCCACCGGGCCCACATGACACCTCGTGACGGATCTGACAACCACTAATCCTTGCTGTAGacatccataaccactgcaagGGCTTCACTTGTTTTCCCCTAAATGGGGCAATTTCCTGCAATGATGCTGATTGGGGGGAAAGGCTATTCTGCCAGGCAAAAGCAAAGTTAAATGTCCTGATCCAAGCCAAGGACTGAGGAAGGGCTTGGTCTTGGGGTCAGAAGATCATATGGGTCTGCATCATTTCTGACCAAGTGAGCTTCAGGCAGTATTATTTGCTCCTCTACTGTTTGTGGCTAGTAAAGAACAAGGAGGCTTCTGTTCAGAGGGAGGAATGTTTGATGCGAAGCAGTCTCAGCGCTAGCAGCAGGTCTCCAGCGAATGCAAGCACAGGGTGTAGTTATCAGCAGATTATCACAGCTGGGGGCATTAGCAGGCTTATGGCACCGACTAAACTCTTCCAATCCCCTGAAGTTTAATTATCCCTTATAAACACATGTGCGGGCATgcccacacacacagagcctcCCCACACACCTCCCTGCACCAACACTGGCGGAAGGCTCATGAAATGCACATTTAAAGGCATCAACAGGTTTGGACACCTCTGGTATCATTGCCAGGAATGTGCTTCTCTGTGCCCAGCTGGAATTCACCCCCTTCATTTTTAAAGTCCTACAAACCCATGATGATCACCAGCATCCTCCATCGCCAGCatcccactgcagcacagccGCTCCCCTCAGCGTGTTGCGGTTGGGAGATCCTCGGTTATTTAGTAGGATGCTGGTTTTCCCTTGCTGATCCCCAACTCCTCAGTTCCCTCTGCTCTTTTCTGCAGCCACAAGACCGTGAAGGGAAGATCGAACCCAGAACTGCTCTTACCACCCCCATGTGCTCTGtttctctccctcctgcagGCCAAGTCGCCCTGTGGTCCCTGGTCGTCCTGGCCATCGAGCGCTACATCGTTGTCTGCAAACCCATGGGAAACTTCCGCTTCTCCTCGAGCCACGCCATGATGGGCATCGCTTTTACCTGGGTTATGGCCTTCTCCTGCGCTGCTCCACCCCTCtttggctggtccaggtgagtCCAAGGATGCGgcagcccctgctgctgtgcagacacCCCAGTGGGACAGGATGTGAAACCCTCTGGGCTCCTGCAATAGAGGCAGTAAGGCAAGTCAGAATGTAAATGAGACCTGAGCTGTCAGTCTCATGATGGCTTGCTGTCCCCTCACCAAAGGCAGCCAAAGGATCAGCATCTCCTACTGCAATAGCCCTTCatgctctgcagagaaagagGAGCTTTAACAGGCACAGCTTGTCTCATGCTGTGAAAAGCCCATTCTTCTCTGCAGACTATGAGGAGCGTTTGGACAACCAGGCCAGCAGGCAATTCAGTCCCTAGGTTGAGCTCCTCCTGTGGCCCCCAGGGAGGGTGCTGGTGAAGATCCTAACCTTTCTCTCTGGCAGATACATGCCGGAGGGGATGCAGTGTTCCTGCGGTCCCGACTACTATACCCACAACCCTGACTATCACAATGAGTCCTACGTCCTCTACATGTTCGTCATCCACTTCGTCATCCCAGTCGTGGTCATTTTCTTCTCCTACGGGCGCCTCATTTGCAAAGTCCGAGAGGTAACATTGGGAGGGGATGGATGGGGCCAGGGTGGGCAGCAGGAGGTGGCGCGGGGTGGGAAGCTGCTGGGTGCTCCTCAACACCCTCTTgcttgcaggcagctgcccagcagcaggaatCAGCCACAACCCAGAAAGCTGAGAAGGAGGTGACGCGGATGGTGATCCTCATGGTGCTGGGGTTCATGCTGGCCTGGACGCCCTACGCCGTGGTGGCGTTCTGGATCTTCACCAACAAGGGAGCAGACTTCACCGCCACACTCATGTCAGTGCCTGCCTTCTTCTCCAAGAGCTCCTCCCTCTACAACCCCATCATCTACGTCCTCATGAACAAGCAGGTGAGACCCCCATGCCATGCAGGGTGAGCCTCTGCCCTGGGCTTACCAACACATCTGGGGTCATTGCAGGCACCTCACTCTTTCCCAGAAGGGGTTGAATCTCAGCCCTGAATCTCAGGGGCTGTTGGGGGGTCTTGGTCCTTGTAGCACATCCCCACTGTCCCCCAATGCCATCACtctccatttctctcccctcttcAGTTCCGTAATTGCATGATCACCACAATCTGCTGTGGCAAGAACCCCTTTGGGGATGAAGACACCTCTTCTGCTGTATCCCAGAGCAAGACCGAGGTCTCCTCCATCTCCTCCAGCCAAGTATCACCTGCGTAGACCATGGACAGTTTGAACTGGGGTGACCCACCAAGCTCAGGGACCAATACAGACACCCCACTCCCACAGTCTCCCTTCATGCAGTCCCTCCCTTGCGCACCAACACCCAGCCTTTAGCTGTGCACCTACTGCGGTAGCATCCCCAAGGCACTGGACACCCCTGCGCCCAGTGGTGCAAACACACGGAACTCTTCCCACTGGCACAGCCCCTCGCAGGGCAGCCCAggtcccttccccagctcccagaaGCTGGTCAGCTTCTGGGGACTGCCCCTGCCTGACCCCCCTGGTTTAGTCCACACCATAGCAGCAGCCAGTGGGACACCCCAAACCCTGCTGTTTCGCTCCCTGCCCTGAACGatgtccctgcagcatccccttcCCCGGTGCTCAAGGGAGTGTTGCAGAAGCATTAAGCCCTCACTTAGTGCAAAAGCTAAGCCTACAGACAGAGCACACTGCACACCCCTGAGCACAACCCTGCGGCTGGAGCTGCCCTTTGCCCAAGCCTGGGGCTCTCAGAGCTGCCTCCGCTGCCAACGCGGCTGATGGGAATCGATACCCGCAGTCTTCATAAATCAATAGAACAAATGGAGCTGTGAGCGGGCTTTGCTTCAAGCCTGACTCCCTGTAGCCCCAAGACAACTCTGTAGATACAGGGGTTTTCATCTTGGAACCTGTAAATATTTGCTCCCGTACTTTGAAGTCTCTCTCTCagccctttcctttctcttccttctcccaaCTCCAAGGCACAGAAGCTGTCTTTCAGCTCCACTCCTGCTGGTCGGACACCCACAGCCAGCCTTGGAGGGTGGGACCGGCCCCTGAGCGCATCCTGtacatattttataaataagatGTCAGCACAAGGACTTCTACAGTCAAGGAATAGGGattaaaaagtaagaaataaacagaagcagcagagacacaaaTCGAGATGCTCCGTCCTGCTCCTTTCTGTGGGGCTGCACTGACAAGATGCTGATGCAAATGTAATGCTGCTTTTGGAGACGTGAGCCCAGAGCTGTCTCGAGGACCATGGGAAGGGGGATCTGTGGGTTAGACCAGCCCTGATCACAGAGGGGAGAGCAGTGAATATCCCCAGCAAGGTGACATCCCTGTTAGCCTTGAGCACCAGAGGGGTTTAGAGGCACAAAGAGACACAGACAGGGCACAGGGCAGGCAGTGCCGCTGCTTGTACCATGGCCCTCACAGCCCAAGCTATCACCagccattatttttctgtcctttaaCATTTAAGCATTCCCCACGTAGCCTTAAATAAAGCAGAGCTTTTGCAGAGTTCAAGCTCCCTTCCCCATGGGGCCCTTCAAGGCAGCGGCAGTCAGGAATTGGCAGAGTCAGGGAAAAACTGTTCCCTGTGCCAGTGAATTCGTTATGGAGCCACTGCAGAATGATCCCGAGCACAGGGGCTGCCGGggctctgccctccctgctcAGCACACGGACCCTCTCGCAGgcatttcccttcctttcctccttccttccttttgggCCAAAGCAACCAAAACCGGTGGGAAGCCCAAGGTGCACCCCTGGGATGGGAATGCAGGAATAGAAACCACCATTTGCACccagccaccagcacagccctgcgGAGGTGGGGGGAAGATGCTGCTCCTAACCCCAGCTCCCTGAGCACCCCCTGCCTCTGCATTGCCCCATCCACCCGAACTGGGGGCTCTTGGCCTGATGCTGCGGGTCTGGCACCACTCCTGCACCAGCAGCTACACTGAATAATTCATGGCCTGCTCTCCTGGGTCTCAGGAGCCTCCTTTCCTTCACCTACAAAGCAACAAACCcgtttccttttgctgcttgaagcgagggagcagcagaggagcGGAGGCACCGCGGCTTTTTATAGCAAGCAGTTGAACGCGCCTTGTGCGAGGGAAGGCGGCAACCTCAGCATCGCCTGTCTCACCCCTCTACTTCTGAGCACAATGGGACATCATGGGAACACAACCCTGCCAAACCACACATCCTGAGCTCTGCATCCCAAacccctttcttcttcttgtttTAAACGCTGCAGTTACAGCTGAAGGTTGCTCGCCTTTTGCTGCGATGCTGGAGGAATTCACAGCGATGTAGCAGACCCCGGAGGGGGATAACAGCATCCCAGGACCCCTAACAGGGAGCTCTGAAGAGCCAGGGACCACCTTAGGGTGGGCTGAGGCTTCGCAGCTGGATTTCCTATGGATGGGAGAGAGATAGAGCAGGGTCCCATGGAGCTGCAGCTCGGGGGCAGTGGCAGATGCTGGCAGCAATGCTGCAGTGGTGCCTTCTGGCCACCCCCATCTGCACTCAGCATCCAGCTGCCTCGCCAGATGTGTCACTACCCGCAGCACCGCAGTGGGCCGGCAGCTTTACCTCCTCTGCGAGGAGCCTTGTCAAGCTGGATGCTGGCTCTGTGTGATGTCCCCAGTGCAGCAGGCTGGCGATGCTCATAGAGCTGCAGCTTGAAGTCATCCGTGATGCAGAGAAGGAGCTGCTTTATTTGGGGTGGGGGCTGCAGGTgggaataaaaatataaataaataatatatatataaaaacatataaatacatataaaaatattaagaaaatatataaGATAAAGATAAACCCATGTTCTGCCCTCAGCCCCTCTCTagcagctgatgctgctgctcatcTCTCCTGGACCAACTCACTGCAAAGAATTCCAGCATCCAAGATGCAGCAGTGGTTTCTCCAAGACAGTGAGGGAGTGCAGCAGCCAGGCAGTCTGTAATCACAGCTAAACCTCATCTAGCCTGCATTGATTCAACCTTTCCAGGGCAGAAAGCATCTCATCTAAtggtttttcttcttgtttccctcccttccttgtTTTAAATGCTGGTTTTGGAGGTGTGAAGCCAcagtttccctgcagctgcccaccAGGCCAAGCTCCTCTCATTCTTCAAATCCAGGGGCTTTTAAAGATGTTCTTTATCGATGTAACACTTATTTATAAGCAAGCAACAGGAGAAGATGGTTAGTTCAGTTATTAAATTTAGAAAGCtgacaaaagcaaaaggaatatGGCTTAATAAGAGATTaagagggaagcagcaggagcctcGATTTCTGACCCCGTGTTTCAGATTGGTTCATATCTATGTATTTTTACCGCTTAGATGGCAACACAATAAAATGACACATTTGTGCACTTCGCCTACAGGGTTTTTATCACTAATTGATTTCACAACAGCTCATCTAACCTCAGTTCTAAAGGCTTTTGTGTGGGCTGCATTGAAAGGGACTGTCCTGCCCAGGGCATCTCCTGGCAGCGGGGAACACGAGGCTGGGGGCTGCAGAACGTGGGTACCATCCGGTCGCCAGCCTGATGTGAGGGTCATGCCCAGCCACAGTGTtcacaggcagagcagccaAGGACCTGGACCTTGTGCAGAGTGAGCCAGTGAGGAGCAGTGCAGGATGTGACCGGTGGCATGTGTGTCCCTCCTCACCTAGGACCATGGCTGCTGGCACAGGTAAATCAGTGTTCCCCATGatttggaaacagaaacaagtgGGAACCTGATTGCAAGATTCCTTACCTCGTTTTCCCACAGTTAAGGTTTAATCCGTCTTCATCCTGTTTCCTTTTCACTAAAGCTCCTCATATTACAAGCACAAGACGTTCAGTGACAATTATTTGTTCTTTATATTTGATGAACTTGAGGTACAGGTTGGATACgggcacagcagagcagcttggAACAGCTATGAAAGAGCCACTTGGTTAAACACCCTGGGGCAAGAACTGCCTTTAGGAGCCCTTGCACAACCCCCATGTGCCCTAGCCCTAAGGAACCGGGAGATCCCCAAATCCACCCCAAAGCCCCAgccctggaaaagaaacaatctAGGagtcatttctttcctcttttccataAATGCATTGATATTTCAGGCACTGCCTGCTTGCAATCAGCAAGGATCATTCCAGAGGCGCTCATTCATAGCGGGTAACTGCACGCAGAGCAGGTACCACCACCTTCCCTCAGCAGCCCCTGGCTGCTGCCACCTGAATTCACACGCAATTGAGGAAAGCAGCCAGACTTAGCCAGGATAAGGAGCCAGCTGGAAATTCAGGCCCAAAGGGCATTTCAGTGTCTAACTCTTCTCCCCGCTGCAGCTGGGATTGCTTCTCCTTACCCGAGTATTGCCATCATCTGTTTTAGGAAAACTGCAGTAATTGGCTCAATTCATTTTAAATCAGTTATCGTTTGTGCAAGCAGCAGTCGGGGGAGAAGCAGCCTGTAGTTAATAACATCCTGATTTGGAGACATCCGCAGGGGTGAGGAGGGAGATCTCAGCAAAGGGCCGGTCCTTGGTCCTGCCCCGGAACACAGGGATGAGTGCAGCGTAAGGGCTCGGGGTGTGAGATGGCTCCTGGGATGGTGCTGTGCTGTTCAGCACCCATCCTGCCCCTGGGCTCATCCCCTTCAGGCTGGGATGCTACTGTCTGCAATGGGACATTCATCATCTCTGAGCGCAGAAGCGCAGCCAGGATGCTGGAGGGTCTGGCTCTGTCTATTTGTCTCTGCCAAAGGAAAAGCATCTCCATGTCCAGCCGtgccagcagctctggaaaCAAGAAGATTAAAAAACTCCCCCTTTCCCATCACACATCCAAATCCCAGCCCGGCCCCTCTGCAGGGTGCACAGACCCTGGCACCATGGGGAGAAGCTGTCCCACATGGATTACAGCTTGGGAA of Lathamus discolor isolate bLatDis1 chromosome 19, bLatDis1.hap1, whole genome shotgun sequence contains these proteins:
- the LOC136023539 gene encoding green-sensitive opsin; its protein translation is MNGTEGINFYVPMSNKTGVVRSPFEYPQYYLAEPWKYRVVCCYIFFLISTGLPINLLTLLVTFKHKKLRQPLNYILVNLAVADLFMACFGFTVTFYTAWNGYFVFGPIGCAVEGFFATLGGQVALWSLVVLAIERYIVVCKPMGNFRFSSSHAMMGIAFTWVMAFSCAAPPLFGWSRYMPEGMQCSCGPDYYTHNPDYHNESYVLYMFVIHFVIPVVVIFFSYGRLICKVREAAAQQQESATTQKAEKEVTRMVILMVLGFMLAWTPYAVVAFWIFTNKGADFTATLMSVPAFFSKSSSLYNPIIYVLMNKQFRNCMITTICCGKNPFGDEDTSSAVSQSKTEVSSISSSQVSPA